The following are from one region of the Juglans regia cultivar Chandler chromosome 10, Walnut 2.0, whole genome shotgun sequence genome:
- the LOC108984764 gene encoding transcription factor UNE12-like, whose product MANNHPSSEATTNDDFLDQILGIQTFGSADTGGLHAPDGGLSAGGAPPPMMLQLNSGDVSGGFHGQVFPLGLSLDQGKGGFLKPEEASGSGKRFRDDLVDGRASSMKNVFHGQPMPTTVAAAPHPPTMRPRVRARRGQATDPHSIAERLRRERIAERVRALQELVPSVNKTDRAAMLDEIVDYVKFLRLQVKVLSMSRLGGAGAVAPLVTDIPLSSVEEEGSDGGRNQPAWEKWSNDGTERQVAKLMEENVGAAMQFLQSKALCIMPISLASAIYQTQPSDTSSIVKPESNPPP is encoded by the exons ATGGCGAATAACCATCCCTCCTCCGAGGCCACCACCAACGACGACTTCCTCGACCAAATTCTCGGCATACAGACCTTCGGTTCGGCCGACACCGGAGGCTTGCATGCACCCGATGGAGGCTTGTCTGCCGGCGGTGCGCCTCCACCGATGATGCTGCAGCTCAACTCTGGCGACGTATCCGGCGGGTTCCACGGGCAGGTTTTTCCGTTGGGGCTGAGCTTGGACCAGGGAAAGGGAGGGTTTCTGAAGCCCGAGGAGGCCTCTGGGAGTGGCAAACGCTTTCGCGACGACCTCGTTGATGGTAGAGCTTCTTCTATGAAAAAC GTTTTCCATGGCCAACCAATGCCCACGACGGTTGCTGCGGCACCACATCCACCAACAATGCGCCCAAGGGTGCGGGCCAGACGAGGTCAGGCCACAGATCCACACAGCATAGCTGAGCGG TTGCGGAGAGAAAGAATAGCAGAAAGAGTCAGAGCATTGCAGGAACTGGTTCCTAGCGTCAACAAG ACGGATAGAGCTGCCATGCTTGATGAAATTGTGGATTATGTGAAGTTCCTAAGGCTTCAAGTCAAG GTTTTGAGCATGAGTAGGCTGGGCGGAGCCGGTGCAGTGGCACCACTTGTAACAGACATTCCACTATCATCAGTTGAG GAGGAAGGCAGTGATGGTGGAAGAAACCAACCAGCGTGGGAGAAGTGGTCTAATGATGGGACCGAACGACAAGTAGCTAAGCTTATGGAAGAAAACGTCGGGGCTGCGATGCAGTTCCTTCAGTCGAAGGCTCTTTGCATCATGCCAATCTCATTGGCATCAGCCATTTACCAGACACAGCCATCAGACACCTCTAGCATTGTCAAGCCAGAAAGCAATCCCCCTCCATAG
- the LOC108984765 gene encoding protein OSB2, chloroplastic-like, translating to MALNQTLLSPVPPLSYSSTTTRTAATRNFVCIIPKTQFANLTVPSLLPSSSTNRCLRLRCSVDYHDQQQYNYSTQVAFPRPAEIPWSKEHSNTVHLIGIVGTQVEIKHLPSGKALAWTRLAVKKSSSLTSWINLTFWDELAHIAFQHVEKGQQIYISGRLVSDTVESEDGRQQTYYKVVVQQLNFVERSLSSFPLNDRESNSVMAGKKFGNNAASNVGSVEELWQAFFANPVDWWDNRKNKKNPKYPDFKHKDTGEALWVEGRYNPPWVKSQLAILDTRMGSLYDQDARMDANLMAGDKFLPF from the exons ATGGCGTTGAACCAAACGCTACTATCCCCAGTACCACCATTGTCATATTCATCCACAACCACTAGAACGGCGGCTACAAGGAACTTCGTTTGCATAATACCAAAAACCCAATTCGCCAACCTCACTGTACCCTCTCTGCTCCCATCTTCATCCACCAACCGGTGCTTGCGCTTGAGATGCTCGGTGGATTACCACGACCAGCAGCAGTACAATTACAGCACCCAGGTGGCGTTCCCGAGGCCGGCGGAGATCCCGTGGAGTAAGGAGCACAGTAACACGGTGCACCTCATAGGCATCGTCGGCACCCAAGTCGAGATCAAGCACTTACCCTCTGGCAAAGCCCTCGCCTGGACCCGCCTCGCCGTCAAGAAGTCCTCCTCCCTCACCTCCTG GATAAACTTGACGTTTTGGGATGAGCTAGCGCATATTGCTTTTCAGCATGTGGAGAAAGGCCAGCAAATATACATATCGGGTCGCCTGGTGTCAGATACAGTTGAAAGCGAGGATGGAAGACAGCAGACGTACTACAAg GTAGTTGTTCAGCAACTGAATTTTGTTGAAAGGAGCCTCTCATCTTTCCCTTTGAATGATCGTGAATCTAATTCTGTGATGGCAG GGAAAAAGTTTGGAAATAATGCTGCAAGCAATGTTGGTTCTGTTGAAGAATTATGGCAAGCCTTCTTTGCTAATCCAGTGGATTGGTGGGATAATAGGAAGAACAAG AAAAACCCAAAATATCCAGATTTTAAGCACAAAGATACTGGAGAAGCTTTGTGGGTCGAAGGCAGGTACAATCCACCATGGGTGAAGTCCCAACTGGCTATACTGGATACACGAATGGGGTCTCTTTATGATCAGGATGCCAGGATGGATGCAAATTTAATGGCTGGTGATAAGTTTTTGCCTTTCTAA
- the LOC108984762 gene encoding probable carbohydrate esterase At4g34215 encodes MRREASINVLLSTWPMTFHLCRTAPQRDMVPLLFFSVLVAQAWSVRPQQLPVPKNIFILAGQSNMAGRGGVVNDTITGVATWDGIIPPQCQPNPSVLRLSANLTWVLAHEPLHADIDFNKTNGVGPGMAFANAVLAKDPTFGAIGLVPCAIGGTKISEWGRGTFLYNQLVQRARASLQDGGGNTIQALLWYQGESDTISKEDAESYKGKLERFFMDLRDDLQSPMLPIIQVALASGGGPFVKIVREEQMGIDLLNLRTVDAKGLALEPDGLHLTTPSQVRLGQMLADTFRQFLPSGPIVSLTYSGSSARCSTFIVDFFIAPLLRCINRIILLN; translated from the exons ATGAGAAGAGAAGCAAGCATAAATGTCTTGCTTTCAACGTGGCCAATGACCTTTCATCTTTGCCGCACAGCGCCGCAAAGGGATATGGTACCCTTGTTGTTCTTTTCAGTCCTTGTGGCTCAAGCTTGGTCGGTGAGGCCCCAACAACTCCCGGTACCcaaaaacatattcatattagCCGGACAGAGCAACATGGCCGGACGTGGAGGTGTGGTTAACGATACAATCACCGGCGTCGCCACCTGGGACGGCATAATCCCTCCCCAGTGCCAACCCAACCCTTCCGTTCTCCGGCTCAGCGCAAACCTCACATGGGTTTTAGCCCACGAGCCTCTACACGCGGACATTGATTTCAACAAGACCAACGGGGTTGGACCCGGCATGGCTTTTGCTAACGCGGTCTTGGCCAAAGACCCGACCTTTGGTGCCATTGGTCTGGTCCCCTGTGCAATCGGAGGGACCAAGATAAGTGAGTGGGGCAGAGGAACATTCCTTTACAACCAGTTGGTGCAGAGGGCTCGGGCTTCGTTGCAAGATGGCGGTGGCAATACGATTCAAGCGCTTCTTTGGTATCAAGGGGAGAGCGACACAATTAGTAAAGAAGATGCAGAGTCATATAAGGGAAAGTTGGAGAGGTTTTTCATGGACCTCCGAGATGATTTGCAGTCTCCCATGCTCCCAATAATCCAG GTGGCTCTGGCGTCGGGAGGTGGACCTTTCGTAAAGATTGTTAGAGAAGAGCAGATGGGGATTGACCTCTTGAACCTGCGAACAGTAGACGCCAAGGGTCTGGCTCTTGAGCCGGATGGTCTGCACCTAACCACGCCATCCCAAGTTCGACTAGGCCAGATGTTGGCCGATACATTCCGTCAGTTCTTGCCCAGTGGCCCCATTGTCAGCCTCACTTACAGTGGCAGTTCTGCAAGGTGTTCTACTTTTATTGTTGACTTCTTCATAGCTCCATTGTTAAGATGTATCAACAGGATCATCCTGCTAAATTAA
- the LOC108984763 gene encoding auxin-induced protein 22D-like, with the protein MERSVNYGVTDDLILEATELRLGLPGSDGHEKQSSATACHVMRNNKRASPQGISEEPRFKICISNESDVASNGDPDCEPPAKAQVVGWPPIRSYRRNSFQQMKSTDQDDADAGMYVKVSMDGAPYLRKVDLKFYRSYPDLLNALENMFKFAVGEYSEREGYNGSDFAPTYEDKDGDWMLVGDVPWDMFVSSCKRLRIMRGSEARGLGCL; encoded by the exons ATGGAAAGGTCAGTGAATTATGGGGTTACTGATGATCTAATTCTCGAGGCAACTGAGCTGAGATTAGGATTGCCCGGGAGTGATGGGCATGAGAAACAATCATCTGCTACTGCTTGTCATGTGATGAGGAATAACAAGAGAGCTTCACCACAAGGAATAAGCGAGGAGCCAAGGTTTAAGATTTGCATTTCCAACGAGTCTGATGTTGCTAGCAATGGTGACCCAGATTGTGAGCCTCCAGCCAA GGCACAAGTAGTGGGGTGGCCACCAATTCGTTCTTACAGGAGAAACAGTTTCCAACAAATGAAGAGTACTGATCAGGATGATGCAGATGCTGGGATGTACGTGAAAGTAAGCATGGATGGAGCTCCATATCTAAGGAAGGTTGATCTCAAGTTTTACAGGAGCTACCCAGATCTCCTCAACGCTTTGGAAAACATGTTCAAGTTCGCCGTAG gtGAGTATTCAGAAAGGGAAGGGTACAATGGATCTGACTTTGCTCCGACTTATGAAGACAAAGATGGTGACTGGATGCTGGTTGGAGATGTTCCATGGGA TATGTTCGTTTCCTCCTGTAAGAGGCTGAGAATCATGAGAGGATCAGAAGCTAGAGGCTTGGGTTGTCTGTGA
- the LOC108984853 gene encoding auxin-induced protein AUX28-like isoform X2: protein MEIGSEKEKMGFEETELRLGLPGNGGSEGEVARKRGFSETKATTMDLKLKLSSKDAGMDLNEKAKTLKKEKNLLTADTAKHHAKAQVVGWPPVRSFRKNMLAVQKGSSEESDMNKASGNIAAFVKVSMDGAPYLRKVDLKTYQSYKELSVALGKMFSSFTIGMKDFMNESKLMDVLNSSDYVPTYEDKVGDWMLVGDVPWEMFVDSCNRLRIMKGKEAIGLAPRAMGKCMRNRS from the exons ATGGAAATTGGGTCAGAGAAGGAGAAGATGGGATTCGAGGAAACTGAGCTGAGGCTAGGGTTGCCAGGAAATGGAGGAAGTGAAGGAGAGGTGGCGAGGAAGAGAGGTTTCTCTGAGACTAAGGCTACAACTATGGATTTGAAGCTTAAACTTTCTTCCAAGGACGCGGGGATGGATCTGAATGAGAAGGCGAAGACCCTAAAGAAGGAGAAGAACCTTCTCACCGCTGATACAGCCAAGCATCATGCTAA GGCACAAGTGGTGGGCTGGCCACCAGTCCGATCATTCAGAAAGAATATGCTAGCTGTCCAAAAGGGCAGCTCAGAAGAGAGTGACATGAACAAGGCGAGTGGCAATATTGCTGCCTTTGTGAAGGTTAGCATGGATGGTGCACCTTATCTTCGTAAGGTAGACTTAAAGACCTACCAAAGTTACAAAGAGCTCTCGGTTGCCTTGGGAAAAATGTTCAGTTCCTTCACTATAG GAATGAAGGATTTCATGAATGAGAGCAAGTTGATGGATGTTCTGAACAGCTCTgattacgttccaacgtatgagGACAAGGTCGGTGACTGGATGCTCGTTGGTGATGTCCCATGGGA GATGTTTGTTGATTCATGCAACCGTTTGCGCATCATGAAGGGAAAGGAGGCAATTGGACTCG CGCCAAGAGCCATGGGGAAATGCATGAGGAACAGAAGCTAG
- the LOC108984853 gene encoding auxin-induced protein AUX28-like isoform X1 → MEIGSEKEKMGFEETELRLGLPGNGGSEGEVARKRGFSETKATTMDLKLKLSSKDAGMDLNEKAKTLKKEKNLLTADTAKHHAKAQVVGWPPVRSFRKNMLAVQKGSSEESDMNKASGNIAAFVKVSMDGAPYLRKVDLKTYQSYKELSVALGKMFSSFTIVPNILICFFNIETGNCGSQGMKDFMNESKLMDVLNSSDYVPTYEDKVGDWMLVGDVPWEMFVDSCNRLRIMKGKEAIGLAPRAMGKCMRNRS, encoded by the exons ATGGAAATTGGGTCAGAGAAGGAGAAGATGGGATTCGAGGAAACTGAGCTGAGGCTAGGGTTGCCAGGAAATGGAGGAAGTGAAGGAGAGGTGGCGAGGAAGAGAGGTTTCTCTGAGACTAAGGCTACAACTATGGATTTGAAGCTTAAACTTTCTTCCAAGGACGCGGGGATGGATCTGAATGAGAAGGCGAAGACCCTAAAGAAGGAGAAGAACCTTCTCACCGCTGATACAGCCAAGCATCATGCTAA GGCACAAGTGGTGGGCTGGCCACCAGTCCGATCATTCAGAAAGAATATGCTAGCTGTCCAAAAGGGCAGCTCAGAAGAGAGTGACATGAACAAGGCGAGTGGCAATATTGCTGCCTTTGTGAAGGTTAGCATGGATGGTGCACCTTATCTTCGTAAGGTAGACTTAAAGACCTACCAAAGTTACAAAGAGCTCTCGGTTGCCTTGGGAAAAATGTTCAGTTCCTTCACTATAG TGCCCAATATTTTAATATGCTTCTTCAATATTGAAACTGGTAATTGTGGATCCCAAGGAATGAAGGATTTCATGAATGAGAGCAAGTTGATGGATGTTCTGAACAGCTCTgattacgttccaacgtatgagGACAAGGTCGGTGACTGGATGCTCGTTGGTGATGTCCCATGGGA GATGTTTGTTGATTCATGCAACCGTTTGCGCATCATGAAGGGAAAGGAGGCAATTGGACTCG CGCCAAGAGCCATGGGGAAATGCATGAGGAACAGAAGCTAG